One window of Salegentibacter sp. Hel_I_6 genomic DNA carries:
- a CDS encoding TIGR02117 family protein has translation MKQGFRYFIKFLLILLAPPVIYTVLALIGSLIPLNSKSGSKNAEIDIYLYKQDMHTDILLPVHSKIINWDSIFKPKHALSNPQNSEFIGFGWGDLNFYRNTPQWEDLKLNVAFKALFLKSQSALHTRFYQKAPVSENLVKIAVSENQYKKLTEYILETVNAENQGKIQPVSGLRYYQEDAFYLAETSFHLFKTCNTWTNSALKASGLKACLWTPFPQGIFFQYRN, from the coding sequence ATGAAACAAGGTTTTCGATATTTTATAAAATTTCTTTTGATCCTGCTCGCACCGCCGGTAATTTACACGGTTTTGGCATTAATTGGCTCTTTAATTCCTTTGAATTCCAAATCTGGATCTAAAAACGCGGAAATTGATATTTATCTTTATAAACAGGATATGCACACTGATATTTTGCTGCCGGTACATTCTAAAATCATCAATTGGGATAGCATATTTAAACCTAAGCACGCCCTATCAAATCCGCAGAATTCTGAATTTATAGGGTTTGGTTGGGGTGATCTTAATTTTTACCGAAATACCCCGCAGTGGGAAGATCTAAAACTCAATGTTGCTTTTAAAGCACTTTTCTTAAAATCTCAAAGCGCCCTACATACCCGGTTTTATCAAAAAGCACCAGTTTCAGAAAACCTGGTTAAAATTGCAGTTTCAGAAAATCAATATAAGAAGCTAACTGAATATATTTTAGAAACTGTAAACGCTGAAAATCAGGGAAAAATTCAACCTGTTTCAGGGTTACGTTATTATCAGGAGGATGCGTTCTATTTAGCTGAAACTTCTTTCCACCTTTTTAAAACCTGTAATACCTGGACGAATTCTGCATTAAAAGCCTCCGGACTTAAAGCCTGTCTATGGACACCTTTTCCGCAGGGCATATTTTTTCAGTATAGAAATTGA
- a CDS encoding pitrilysin family protein yields the protein MKFRIILLLLCSFALSSTIQSQESTDFNVDFETFTLENGLNVIFHIDKSDPVVAVALTAHVGSAREKEGRTGFAHLFEHLLFLESENLGKGGLDKLSARIGGSGANGSTSRDRTNYFQTVPKDALEKMIWAEADKLGYFINTVTEPVLAKEKQVVKNEKRQGVDNRPYGHTMYVLDKNLYPEDHPYNWQVIGSLEDLQNATLQDVKDFYNRWYVPNNVTLTIAGDFDREQAKEWVHKYFDEIPRGPEVARQEKQMVELDETKKLYYEDNFARLPELTLAWPSVYSYHEDSYALEVLANYLSAGKNAPLYQHLVAEKELTDRVQIFNYTSELAGQLMLQVTAYNEVDLDSVENAIFETFKKFEAEGIPQSDLERIKAQQETNFYNSLSSVLGKGFQLAQYQIFANDPNYINKDVEKILAVTAEDVMRVYQEYIKDQHFVATSFVPQGQTELALENSEEAEVAEEKIVENAEEEVNASADASYEKTPSSFDRSIEPSYGSTPELVVPEIWESILPSGLKVYGITNNEVPLVKFSLEMQGGLLLENPDKVGVSNLLANLMTKGTKNKTPEELEEAIQLLGADIRVNAVDEKMVLSGSTLAKNYTETIDLVQEILLEPRWDSTEFKLIKQQALSRIQRQEADPNSIANNEFRKLIYGEDHILGQNNLGTEASVKAITLQNVKDYYSENLSPKGSVFHVAGAIEKEEAVKGIRGLSVAWPPKSVKIPEAAQPQLPEKSQIYFYDVPGAKQSVIRFGAPALAATDDDFYAAEVMNYRLGGGGFASQLTQELREGKGYTYGIRSGFDAGKNKGPFLISSGVRTNITYDAVKLIKEIVEDYPENFDGEDMEVTRGFMIKSNARKFETLNSKLDMLSEISTFGREYDYIKQREKMVKELTVMDIRELAEKYINPEKMYFLIVGDAETQMKKLEELELGKPVLLNNTEE from the coding sequence ATGAAATTCAGAATTATACTTTTACTGCTTTGCAGCTTTGCACTTTCTTCAACTATTCAATCCCAGGAATCAACCGATTTCAATGTAGATTTTGAAACTTTTACTCTGGAAAACGGCTTAAATGTCATTTTTCATATCGATAAATCAGATCCCGTAGTCGCTGTAGCTTTAACTGCTCACGTGGGTTCCGCCCGGGAGAAAGAAGGCCGAACTGGTTTCGCACATCTTTTTGAGCATTTACTTTTCTTGGAATCTGAAAACCTTGGGAAAGGCGGGCTTGATAAGTTGAGTGCGAGAATAGGAGGCTCCGGGGCCAATGGTTCTACCAGTCGCGATCGCACCAATTATTTTCAAACTGTTCCTAAAGATGCTTTGGAAAAAATGATTTGGGCTGAAGCCGATAAACTTGGTTATTTTATCAATACAGTTACCGAACCCGTGCTTGCCAAAGAAAAACAGGTAGTAAAAAATGAAAAAAGACAGGGTGTGGATAATCGTCCCTATGGCCATACCATGTATGTTCTGGATAAAAACCTATATCCTGAAGATCATCCTTACAACTGGCAGGTAATTGGTTCTTTAGAAGACCTTCAAAATGCCACGCTGCAAGACGTAAAGGACTTTTATAACCGCTGGTATGTTCCAAACAATGTAACGCTTACCATCGCCGGAGATTTTGACAGAGAGCAGGCCAAAGAATGGGTTCATAAATATTTTGATGAAATTCCACGAGGTCCGGAGGTAGCCCGCCAGGAAAAACAAATGGTGGAGCTAGATGAAACAAAAAAACTGTATTACGAAGATAATTTCGCCAGGCTTCCAGAATTAACCCTCGCCTGGCCAAGCGTTTATTCTTATCACGAAGATTCTTATGCGTTAGAAGTTTTAGCAAATTATTTAAGTGCCGGAAAAAACGCCCCGCTGTATCAACACCTGGTTGCAGAAAAAGAACTTACAGATCGTGTACAAATATTTAATTATACTTCAGAATTAGCGGGACAACTAATGCTCCAGGTTACCGCTTATAACGAAGTTGATTTAGATTCTGTGGAAAATGCGATTTTTGAAACCTTTAAAAAGTTTGAAGCCGAAGGTATTCCGCAGAGCGACTTAGAGCGTATTAAAGCGCAGCAGGAAACCAATTTTTACAATAGTCTGTCCAGCGTTCTGGGTAAAGGTTTTCAACTGGCACAATATCAAATTTTCGCTAACGATCCGAATTATATCAATAAAGACGTCGAAAAAATACTGGCTGTTACTGCAGAAGATGTGATGCGGGTTTACCAGGAATATATTAAAGATCAACATTTTGTAGCGACCAGTTTTGTGCCGCAAGGTCAAACCGAACTTGCCTTAGAAAACTCTGAAGAAGCTGAAGTTGCAGAAGAAAAAATAGTTGAAAATGCCGAAGAAGAAGTTAATGCTTCTGCAGACGCTTCTTACGAAAAAACTCCTTCCAGTTTTGATCGTAGTATAGAACCTTCATACGGAAGTACCCCAGAGCTGGTAGTTCCCGAGATTTGGGAAAGTATACTTCCATCTGGACTTAAAGTTTATGGAATCACCAATAATGAAGTTCCGTTGGTAAAATTCAGCCTGGAAATGCAGGGTGGCTTATTGCTTGAAAACCCAGATAAAGTTGGGGTTTCTAATCTTCTAGCTAATTTAATGACAAAAGGCACTAAGAACAAAACTCCGGAAGAACTGGAAGAAGCAATCCAGTTATTGGGAGCAGATATTCGCGTAAATGCCGTGGACGAAAAAATGGTTTTAAGCGGAAGTACTCTGGCTAAAAATTATACCGAAACCATAGATTTGGTTCAGGAAATATTGTTAGAACCGCGCTGGGATTCTACCGAATTTAAACTTATAAAACAACAGGCGCTTAGCCGAATTCAAAGACAGGAAGCCGACCCTAACAGTATTGCTAATAACGAATTTAGAAAGCTTATTTATGGCGAAGACCATATTTTAGGACAAAATAATTTAGGAACTGAAGCTTCGGTAAAAGCCATTACCTTACAGAATGTAAAAGATTATTATTCCGAAAATCTTTCTCCAAAGGGCAGTGTTTTTCACGTAGCCGGTGCTATTGAAAAAGAGGAAGCCGTAAAAGGAATTCGTGGTCTCTCGGTTGCCTGGCCACCTAAATCGGTTAAAATACCAGAGGCTGCTCAACCTCAGCTACCGGAAAAATCGCAAATTTACTTTTATGATGTTCCCGGCGCAAAACAGTCGGTTATAAGATTTGGGGCTCCTGCCCTGGCCGCTACCGATGATGATTTTTATGCAGCCGAAGTTATGAATTACCGTTTGGGCGGTGGCGGATTTGCCTCTCAGCTCACCCAGGAATTAAGAGAAGGCAAAGGCTACACCTACGGAATTCGTTCCGGGTTTGATGCAGGTAAAAATAAAGGCCCATTTTTAATTTCCAGCGGCGTGAGAACTAATATTACTTACGATGCCGTGAAACTAATTAAAGAAATTGTTGAAGATTATCCTGAAAATTTTGATGGGGAAGATATGGAAGTCACCCGTGGTTTTATGATAAAAAGTAACGCAAGGAAGTTTGAAACTTTAAATTCAAAATTGGATATGCTGAGTGAAATTAGCACTTTTGGTCGTGAATATGATTACATAAAACAACGAGAAAAAATGGTAAAAGAACTTACCGTAATGGATATAAGGGAACTTGCCGAAAAATATATTAATCCTGAAAAAATGTATTTTTTAATTGTTGGTGATGCAGAGACGCAAATGAAAAAACTGGAAGAGCTTGAGCTAGGTAAGCCTGTGCTATTAAATAACACTGAAGAATAA
- a CDS encoding GIY-YIG nuclease family protein, which yields MKISFVYILECADNTYYTGVTSNLEKRMIEHQSGAHPRSYTAKRRPLKLVFFAEFTDINFAIIREKQIKKWSRAKKKALIEGRFDALPNLAKKNFKK from the coding sequence ATGAAAATCAGCTTTGTATATATCCTGGAATGTGCAGATAACACCTATTACACCGGAGTTACCTCTAACCTTGAAAAAAGAATGATTGAACATCAAAGCGGAGCTCATCCAAGAAGTTACACCGCTAAAAGAAGACCTTTAAAACTGGTATTTTTCGCTGAATTTACAGATATCAACTTTGCCATAATACGGGAGAAACAAATTAAAAAATGGTCTCGAGCCAAAAAGAAAGCCTTAATAGAAGGACGTTTTGATGCTTTACCAAATCTTGCAAAGAAAAACTTTAAAAAGTAG
- a CDS encoding calcium/sodium antiporter: MLIASLLLVLGLIVLIFGANYMVEGASALAKKFNISNLAIGLTIVAFGTSAPELVVNSFAAADGYSDIVFGNVIGSNNFNLFIILGITGLITPLAVQSSTAWKEIPISLIAVVVLFMMVNDQIISPEKGSVLSNFDGILLLICFLAFLFYVYKQLKNDETVEDDSIKILSPLKTGIFIIGGLAGLVLGGQLVVNNAIDIAENMGISQKIIGLTVVAAGTSLPELATSIVAAAKKNADIAVGNIIGSNIFNIFLILSTASLIKPIDFNLNFNQDLYILAGGTLFLLLAMFTGKRKRLDRWEALILLVFYLGYTTYLVMQEL, translated from the coding sequence ATGCTAATTGCTTCTTTGCTTTTGGTTTTAGGATTGATCGTCCTAATATTTGGTGCGAATTATATGGTAGAAGGTGCTTCTGCCCTGGCCAAAAAATTTAATATTTCTAATCTTGCTATCGGTTTAACTATCGTAGCTTTTGGAACTTCGGCACCGGAGTTGGTGGTAAACAGTTTTGCCGCCGCCGATGGGTACTCCGATATCGTTTTTGGAAATGTGATTGGCAGTAATAACTTTAACCTGTTTATCATCCTTGGAATCACCGGGCTAATTACACCGCTGGCGGTGCAATCCAGCACGGCCTGGAAAGAAATTCCTATATCACTTATTGCGGTGGTGGTTCTGTTTATGATGGTTAACGACCAAATTATTTCCCCGGAAAAAGGTAGTGTCTTAAGTAATTTTGATGGTATCCTTTTATTGATTTGCTTCCTGGCATTTCTTTTTTATGTGTACAAACAACTAAAAAACGATGAAACCGTTGAAGATGATAGTATAAAAATCCTTAGTCCGCTAAAAACGGGAATATTTATCATTGGTGGCCTTGCCGGACTCGTTTTAGGAGGACAATTGGTAGTGAATAATGCCATTGATATTGCTGAAAATATGGGGATTAGTCAGAAAATTATTGGTTTGACGGTAGTTGCGGCTGGAACTTCCTTACCAGAATTAGCAACTTCTATAGTAGCCGCTGCCAAAAAGAATGCTGATATTGCCGTTGGAAATATTATTGGTTCTAATATTTTTAATATTTTCCTCATCCTCTCTACCGCCTCGCTTATTAAGCCTATTGATTTTAACCTGAATTTTAACCAGGATCTTTACATTCTCGCCGGCGGTACTCTTTTTCTACTTTTAGCGATGTTTACGGGAAAACGAAAAAGGCTTGATCGTTGGGAAGCTTTAATTCTACTTGTGTTTTATCTGGGTTATACCACCTATCTCGTAATGCAGGAATTATAA
- a CDS encoding P1 family peptidase has product MKNYIFLPSLLFFMLNLLNAQQRVEEIPLKIGVMQRGALNAITDVEGVKVGYTTLIKGDSVRTGVTAILPHGGNIFQQKVPAAVFVGNGFGKLAGSTQINELGNLETPVILTNTLNVPTAMDAVIKYTLNLPGNEHVRSVNAVVGETNDGYLNDIRGQHVTNADVISAIQNAKTGAVAEGNVGAGTGTVAFSYKGGIGTASRKLPESLGGYTLGVLVQSNFGGVLQIAGVPVGQKLGNYSFSNNLQNNVDGSCMIVVATDAPLNNRNLERLAKRAFLGLAKTGGIASNGSGDYVIAFSTAKGMRIPYKINTETLTQEVVPNDLMSPLFMAAIEATEEAILNSLFMAETTTGFKGRTIKVLPQEEVLQFLKVAGILKD; this is encoded by the coding sequence ATGAAAAATTATATCTTCCTCCCTTCCCTCCTATTTTTTATGTTGAATTTACTAAACGCACAGCAGCGTGTAGAAGAAATTCCGCTGAAAATTGGGGTGATGCAAAGAGGAGCTTTAAACGCGATAACCGATGTTGAAGGTGTAAAAGTTGGGTATACTACATTGATAAAAGGCGATTCGGTGCGTACCGGTGTTACGGCTATTCTTCCGCACGGCGGAAATATTTTTCAGCAGAAAGTACCCGCAGCGGTTTTTGTGGGAAATGGCTTCGGAAAACTGGCCGGCAGCACACAAATTAATGAACTGGGAAACCTGGAAACTCCTGTGATCCTTACCAACACCTTAAACGTTCCCACCGCGATGGATGCGGTGATAAAATATACACTAAACCTGCCCGGCAATGAACACGTACGTTCGGTAAATGCCGTGGTTGGCGAAACTAACGATGGTTATTTAAATGATATCCGCGGGCAACACGTGACCAATGCAGATGTAATTTCAGCAATTCAAAATGCAAAAACCGGTGCAGTGGCTGAAGGAAACGTTGGCGCCGGGACGGGCACCGTTGCTTTTAGTTATAAAGGTGGGATTGGCACAGCTTCACGAAAACTGCCCGAAAGCCTGGGCGGATATACTTTAGGCGTTTTGGTGCAGAGTAATTTTGGCGGGGTTTTGCAAATTGCCGGCGTTCCGGTGGGACAAAAGCTGGGAAACTACAGTTTTAGCAATAATTTACAGAATAATGTAGACGGTTCCTGTATGATAGTGGTCGCTACCGATGCACCACTGAACAACCGAAACCTGGAACGCCTGGCTAAACGAGCATTCCTGGGGCTCGCAAAAACCGGTGGAATCGCTTCCAACGGCAGCGGCGATTATGTGATCGCTTTTTCTACCGCCAAAGGAATGAGAATTCCTTATAAAATAAATACCGAAACCTTAACACAGGAAGTAGTTCCCAACGATTTGATGTCTCCGCTGTTTATGGCCGCCATTGAAGCTACCGAAGAAGCTATTCTAAATTCTTTATTTATGGCTGAAACTACTACGGGTTTTAAAGGCCGAACCATAAAAGTTTTACCTCAAGAGGAAGTTTTACAATTCTTAAAAGTAGCTGGGATTTTGAAAGATTAG
- the rimO gene encoding 30S ribosomal protein S12 methylthiotransferase RimO, with translation MRTKSIKKNRINVVTLGCSKNVYDSEVLMGQLKGNNKDVVHEQDGNIVVINTCGFIDNAKEESVNTILEFVEQKQQGEVDKVFVTGCLSERYKPDLQKEIPDVDQYFGTTELPGLLKALEADYKHELLGERLTTTPKNYAYLKIAEGCDRPCSFCAIPLMRGGHKSTPIEDLVTEAKNLAANGVKELILIAQDLTYYGLDLYKKRNLAELLENLAKVEGIEWIRLHYAFPTGFPMDVLDVMKREPKICNYIDIPLQHINTELLKSMRRGTTSEKTTKLLKDFRKYVPEMAIRTTLIVGYPGETQEQFEEMKDWVEEMRFERLGCFTYSHEENTHAYNLEDDVPQDVKQDRANQIMEIQSQISWELNQQKIGQIFKVVIDRKEGNYFVGRTEFDSPDVDNEVLIDASSIYLKTGEFYEVKVTDAADFDLYAEPVHEAPKPVRKELKVKTV, from the coding sequence ATGAGGACAAAGTCGATAAAGAAGAACCGTATTAATGTAGTAACCCTTGGTTGCAGCAAGAATGTGTATGATAGTGAGGTGTTGATGGGGCAGCTTAAGGGCAACAATAAAGACGTGGTGCACGAGCAGGACGGCAATATTGTGGTGATTAATACCTGCGGATTTATAGACAACGCCAAAGAAGAATCGGTGAATACCATCCTGGAGTTTGTAGAACAGAAACAACAGGGAGAAGTAGATAAAGTTTTTGTAACCGGGTGTTTAAGCGAGCGTTACAAGCCAGATCTTCAAAAAGAAATCCCTGATGTAGACCAGTATTTTGGAACTACAGAACTTCCCGGCTTACTAAAAGCCCTGGAAGCCGATTATAAACATGAATTACTGGGCGAACGTTTAACAACCACGCCAAAGAATTACGCTTATCTTAAAATTGCCGAAGGTTGTGACAGGCCCTGTTCTTTTTGCGCTATTCCACTAATGCGCGGTGGACATAAATCGACACCAATTGAAGATCTGGTTACAGAAGCGAAGAATCTTGCGGCAAATGGCGTAAAAGAATTAATTCTTATCGCACAAGATCTAACCTATTACGGGCTTGATCTTTATAAGAAAAGAAATTTAGCCGAATTACTTGAAAACCTTGCTAAGGTTGAAGGCATTGAGTGGATTAGGTTGCATTATGCATTTCCAACCGGTTTCCCAATGGATGTGCTGGATGTGATGAAACGTGAGCCTAAGATTTGTAATTATATAGATATCCCGTTGCAGCATATCAATACTGAATTATTGAAATCTATGCGCCGCGGAACTACGAGCGAAAAAACTACAAAACTGCTAAAAGATTTCAGAAAATATGTTCCTGAAATGGCCATTAGAACCACGCTTATTGTAGGTTACCCGGGAGAAACCCAGGAGCAGTTTGAGGAAATGAAAGATTGGGTAGAGGAGATGCGTTTTGAGCGTTTAGGCTGCTTTACTTATTCTCACGAAGAAAATACACACGCTTATAATTTGGAAGACGATGTGCCACAGGATGTGAAGCAAGACCGTGCTAACCAGATTATGGAAATACAGAGCCAGATTTCCTGGGAGCTAAACCAACAGAAAATTGGTCAGATCTTTAAAGTGGTGATCGATAGAAAAGAAGGAAACTACTTTGTAGGTAGAACCGAGTTTGATTCACCGGATGTAGATAACGAAGTGCTAATTGATGCAAGTTCCATTTATTTAAAGACCGGGGAATTTTACGAAGTAAAAGTGACCGATGCTGCCGATTTCGATTTGTATGCTGAACCAGTTCACGAAGCCCCAAAACCGGTAAGAAAAGAGTTGAAGGTTAAAACTGTATAA
- a CDS encoding M14 family metallopeptidase, giving the protein MKSTLLAVVFLFLGLQTNAQLQSPEEFLGYEIGEQFSRHADVVNYFEKVAQNSPLVKYHTYGKTNERRPLTYAVISSEENLRNLDDIRKKHLGNTGITETGADADKAIVWLSYNVHGNEASSTEAAMKTLYALITEKQDWLENTVVIIDPCVNPDGRDRYANWYNQVKAEPYSPLQAAAEHHEPWPGGRPNHYLFDLNRDWAWATQVETQQRLKIYNQWMPHIHVDFHEQGINEPYYFAPAAEPFHEIITPFQREFQTEIGKNHARYFDEEGWLFFTKERFDLLYPSYGDTYPTYMGAIGMTYEQAGHGRAGLGINTDEGYELTLKDRVAHHHTTGLSTIEVATKNIDALNNEFKKYFDNEDLEYKSFAVKGNPDKIESLKELLDKHEIKYQNASSGRINGFNYNEGKEGRFNADENTLVINTNQPKGKMVNVLFEPTTTLTDSLTYDITAWSLPYAYGLEAIASTREVSSETNSTNAEITNTANPSGAGYISKWNALQDAQFLAELLKENIKVRFSEIPFKSEGKDFDRGSLIITKSDNRTNEDFDEIVVEITNKHQRELVAANTSFAGSGPDFGSPEVKLINPPKVAVLKGEGTSSLNYGEIWHFFEQDLNYPVTSLNTDYFKNINLSQFDVLIMPEGYYSSVLDEDTFKNVKDWVSNGGKLIAIGRSVGTFAGKDGFNLKENKSETKDTTAVGNLIPYAQRERESAKDMITGSIVKTKIDKTHPMAFGYDDTYFSLKLSSESYKLLDEGYNVSYIQQPEIVAGFAGSSAIKNLENSLVFGEERIGNGSIIYMVDNPLFRAFWQNGKLFFANSVFFVNNNKFRL; this is encoded by the coding sequence ATGAAATCAACTTTACTCGCTGTCGTCTTTCTTTTTTTAGGTTTACAAACCAACGCACAATTACAAAGTCCGGAAGAATTCCTGGGTTATGAAATTGGGGAGCAATTCTCCCGTCACGCAGATGTGGTGAATTATTTTGAAAAGGTTGCTCAAAATTCTCCGCTGGTGAAATACCATACCTACGGAAAAACCAATGAACGTCGCCCGCTTACCTATGCGGTGATTTCTTCGGAAGAAAATTTGCGAAATCTGGATGACATAAGAAAAAAGCATCTTGGAAACACCGGAATTACAGAAACTGGAGCCGATGCTGATAAAGCTATCGTTTGGTTAAGCTACAATGTACATGGCAATGAAGCTTCCAGTACCGAAGCGGCGATGAAAACTTTATATGCACTGATCACCGAAAAACAGGATTGGCTGGAAAATACCGTGGTAATTATAGATCCGTGTGTAAATCCTGACGGTCGCGATCGCTATGCAAACTGGTATAATCAGGTAAAAGCCGAACCTTACAGCCCATTGCAAGCAGCCGCCGAACATCACGAGCCCTGGCCGGGTGGAAGACCAAATCATTATTTATTCGATCTTAACCGAGACTGGGCCTGGGCCACACAGGTGGAAACCCAACAACGACTTAAAATTTACAACCAGTGGATGCCACATATTCACGTAGATTTTCACGAACAGGGCATTAATGAGCCTTATTATTTTGCCCCCGCAGCCGAACCTTTTCACGAAATTATCACCCCTTTCCAAAGAGAATTTCAAACCGAAATAGGAAAAAACCACGCCAGATATTTTGATGAGGAAGGCTGGCTGTTTTTTACCAAAGAACGTTTTGATTTGCTGTACCCAAGTTATGGTGACACTTATCCTACTTATATGGGCGCAATTGGAATGACCTACGAACAGGCTGGTCACGGCCGTGCCGGATTGGGAATTAATACCGATGAAGGTTACGAACTTACCTTAAAAGACCGTGTAGCGCACCACCACACTACCGGGCTGTCAACCATTGAAGTTGCTACAAAAAATATTGATGCCTTAAATAATGAGTTTAAAAAGTATTTTGATAATGAAGATCTGGAATATAAATCTTTCGCAGTAAAAGGAAATCCGGATAAAATTGAATCATTAAAAGAATTATTGGATAAACACGAGATTAAGTACCAAAATGCGTCATCTGGAAGGATAAACGGATTTAATTATAATGAAGGAAAAGAAGGTAGATTCAATGCTGATGAAAACACCCTGGTAATCAATACGAACCAGCCAAAAGGGAAAATGGTAAATGTCCTTTTTGAACCAACCACTACCCTAACCGATTCACTAACTTATGATATTACGGCCTGGAGTTTGCCCTATGCATACGGTTTAGAAGCAATAGCGAGCACACGCGAAGTTTCTTCAGAAACAAATTCTACAAATGCTGAAATTACAAATACCGCAAATCCTTCGGGAGCTGGTTACATTTCAAAATGGAATGCGTTACAAGATGCCCAATTTTTAGCCGAATTACTAAAGGAAAATATTAAGGTGCGTTTTAGTGAAATTCCCTTTAAAAGTGAAGGAAAAGATTTTGATCGTGGTAGCTTGATTATCACAAAAAGCGACAACAGAACTAACGAAGATTTTGATGAAATTGTAGTTGAAATTACTAATAAACATCAACGAGAACTGGTAGCGGCAAACACCAGCTTTGCCGGTAGCGGACCCGACTTTGGTTCGCCGGAAGTAAAACTAATTAACCCGCCGAAAGTTGCTGTTTTAAAAGGAGAAGGGACTTCTTCCCTGAATTACGGAGAAATATGGCACTTTTTTGAGCAGGATCTTAATTATCCGGTCACTTCCTTAAACACCGATTATTTTAAAAATATAAACCTTTCTCAATTTGATGTACTGATAATGCCGGAAGGTTATTATTCCAGTGTTTTAGATGAAGATACTTTTAAAAATGTAAAAGACTGGGTTAGCAATGGCGGAAAACTTATTGCCATTGGTCGCTCTGTAGGCACTTTTGCAGGAAAAGATGGTTTCAATCTTAAAGAAAATAAGTCGGAAACCAAAGATACTACCGCTGTTGGTAATTTAATTCCGTATGCACAAAGAGAGCGAGAAAGCGCTAAAGATATGATTACGGGAAGCATTGTAAAAACCAAGATTGACAAAACCCACCCAATGGCTTTTGGTTATGACGATACTTATTTCAGCCTAAAACTAAGCAGTGAAAGCTATAAATTGCTAGATGAAGGTTACAACGTTTCTTACATTCAGCAACCGGAAATCGTAGCAGGTTTTGCAGGAAGTTCAGCTATTAAAAATCTTGAAAATTCTCTGGTTTTCGGAGAAGAAAGAATAGGAAACGGAAGTATTATTTATATGGTAGATAATCCGTTATTCCGGGCGTTTTGGCAAAACGGGAAATTGTTTTTCGCAAATTCAGTTTTCTTTGTGAATAATAACAAATTTAGATTATAG